Below is a window of Anas platyrhynchos isolate ZD024472 breed Pekin duck chromosome 21, IASCAAS_PekinDuck_T2T, whole genome shotgun sequence DNA.
AGGTTTTAGTGCTTCACTGCCGTTAGCATCCTCTTCTCCCAAGTACTTTAGACTAACATAGTTAGAGAACTCCTCTGGCGCCCCAGCACACTGGATCAGAGGCGCCTGGTATGAGGTGGGTCGCTTGTCGGGACGGTCGGGACTGGATCCGTCCGTGGGCCTCTCGCCAACGTACAGCAGGCTGCGGTCTCTCGTGTCGTGCTCCGTTTTGAAGAGCTCGTACTCTGTGTGGGGCAGCTTGATGCCCAAAGCCAAGCAGCCATTCGTTGGTGTTATATCCCGCTCTACCCCGGCACTCCAGGAGTTTGTCAGCCCACAGCTGCCTGGCTCGGAGGAGTTCAGCATCATCACCGTTAACTGGTCCATCGGCGTCACCCGAGCCTGCGTGACTTTAAAAGCCAGCTCCGTGCCGCCTCTCACCTTAGAGGAGGGGACGCCTTGGGTGTAACGCCCAGACGCGTAGATGGTGAAAGTCGGCTGCTTGCAGAGTGGGTCGGAGTAGTGGTAGTAGTAGCCTTCCCAGGTGTGGTTGTTACCGTGGAAGATGAAGTACCTGGTGAGGAACAGCACCGCGGGCCGCACCTCGCAGTGGGTGCTCACCCAGCTGCCGCTCAGCTGCATCGGCGGCTCGGCTCTGGCGGGGAGGATGGGGGGGTGGTGTTCGTCAGCTCTGTATATAATCCCACAGGCTGGGCAAGGATGCACGTGGTGCTGCGGAAGACAAAGAACAGTATTTTTGTTAACTGATAAGCCAAAAAAACCCTTTCCAGAATACTCAAAAAGCTCACGTTCCCCTCTCCCACGCCAACTGTTCAACTGCAGCAAACTTGGCCCAAGGCAGCCAAGCAGATTAAGTGAGATAAAGAGCTGCCCGGGCTCTTTGCTATTCTGGTCCCCTGGGGAGGACAGAAGGGCTGTGCTCTGCGCGGGGCCGCTGAGGACATGCGGAGGACGGGAGGAGGACGGGGCAAGGGCAGTGCTGCTGGACAGGCAGGGGGAGCTCCCTGGCCACCCCGGTCCGGAGGGAGGCAGAGGTtcactgggagctgctggagcagatgtggcagtgcagaaggagaaggagaaggagaagaaggagaaggagaaggagaaggagaaggagaaggagaaggagaaggagaaggagaaggagaaggagaaggagaaggagaaggagaaggagaaggagaaggagaaggagaaggagctgtCCCAGGGCTCTGCCCATGCTTTGTGTGACACTCCGAGTCAAAGCAGTCCTGCAGCCGATCAAATGCCAGAGGGTTGTTTTGGGGTGGCTTGGAACTTTTTCTGGTACTTCGTACATCacaactgatttatttttaaataaccagGGTTTGGACATTATATCATTTTCTAGAACACGAGGTAATCTTTACTGAGCTGTCGTATGAAGCAAGGTTGAATAACTCAGTAGTTAACTGTAGGGTGGGTAATTTACATGCGAGTTGATTGGAGTCTACTGTAATTTAGTCATTTTCAGCTTGTTTTACTGCTACTGTCACGTTAATGAGTGCTGACAGTACACAGTACATTATGGCTAAATAATCCCAGAAGTTGGCAAATATATATGCTCTCCTTAGACAGGAAATTCTTTGATAATGAAAGGTAATTTGGGGAGAATGGGTTTCTTTAAAAGAGGTATAAATTTAAGGGAATAAGGGTAACATTTTCATAAAGCgggttaaaaaataattcctaaCATAGCTGTGTAGCTCTCACTAGTGCAGGCAAATGGATATTAGTTtggtgaaaaaagaaagaaaaaaccccGTGCCCAATAAAATTATCACTATAGACATGAAACCAAAAACCTTACTTGCTTAAACCAATCATGTGAAGTTATTTCTAATGTATGGCAGCTTCTAATTATCGCCAAGTGGTGACATCATGTGCGGGTACATTGGAGAGCTGTTAGCTGATTAATTACAGTGCTATATTCAGAGAGTGAATTTCAGTATCTTTAggtttggttttaaattaacttttagAAGTGTTTATGTTTACCATCTGGTTTTGCTCATATATATGGTTTTGGCCCAGGATAACACAAGTTTAACCAATTTGAGAAGGTTATTTTTTGAGGGGGAAAGGGGTGTTgctctgtggtttttttttccaagtccaGTTGCTGTTGTTTGGGGTGTGGGGAAATGTTGCCCCTCAAAAGCTGCacacaaaagattttttttcaattaattgAATTCCATCTAGACTGTAAAGTTCTAAGAGGATTTTTTACCCCATCTCACTACTCAATAATTTCTGAATTGATAAGCTGTGATTCAGATAAAAATACGCTTTCCTggaaacaaagtaaaatataaaataaaaagcaaccaGGTCTCCTGCTCAGTTTTATTTATGTCAAACTAAAAGTTAAATCTCAGTGTAATAGCGTTACTCGGAGCAACTTCCTCCTCTAATGGCATTACGCTGAGGAGCAATGATTTAATGGCAGACACTTGCTTCCTCGCTCCTCTCTAAACCTGAAGGACATGACAAAGAGTGAGAGAGGATTGGAAGACAAACAGCGCGTAGGCAGCCTCTAATGATGTGCAGCCCAAAGCTTTCACTGACTGTGGTGCAGGAAACTAGGAAATTGCATTTCCTAGGAAAACAGAGCCAACGAAAAGCCATTAACTCCAGGCTCGTGCCATTGCAGGCTTATTTCTTATGCTGTAAACCCACAACCGTACCCTGCATGTCCTCCTGCAGGTCCATGGAACAACAAGGGCTCAAGGTGCAGGCAATCAGTATTTTAATAGTATGAAAATAACATGTGCTTCGCAAAGCCCAGTGAACTGATGAGGGGAGAGCTGAGCATCTGCTCGCGACAGGGGCAGTGCAAAAGCATTGCTCTTACCACGGCGCTCTGCAGCGGTCGCTGGTAACCGGTCGGTCGGTAGTGGAGCCTCTCCAGCCAGTCCGTGTGAATGTCCCCCAGGTACAGCTCTTCCACCAGCTGGCTGCCACTCTGCTGCGGCTCCAGCAAGGGCTGGTAATGCTTCTCCACCCGCACGAGGCTGAGCTCGTGCATGGCGAAGCCCAGGGCCGCGGTGCAGTCGCGCTCAGACTTGGCGCTCAGCAGTTCGTACAGGGCTCCGGGAGCCCAGGTGCGCCCCGGCGGCAGGAACCCGCTGCAGCCCTCGCTCGAGGTCTGGTTGATCCAGGAGGCCACCTCCCGCATGGCTTTCTGGCTGTGGAAAACGATGCCGACTTTGTGGAGGTGGTAGTCGGCCTCGGTGGCCCCGCGGGTGATCCAGGAGGCCTGGCGCAGGCGCAGCTTGCCCTTGATGACCAGGGAGTACGAGGGCTCCCGGCAGGAGGGGTCCCAGTAGTAGAACTGGTAAGCCTTGAAGATGCGGTTGGCGTAGAAGAGGTAGGATCGGGTGAGGAACTCGGGGCCCGGCCGCACCTCGCACCTGGGGACGGAGGCAGGGGTGAGCACGGGGCACAGCAGGCGGACAGCCCGCGTGGAGCAGGATGGGGTACAGCGGGGTGACATGGGACGAGGCCACCCAAGATGGGCGAAATTGGGGTGTGGAGAGCGCAGGGGCGAGCGTGGGGGTGAGCAGCACCGGTGGCAGCGCTCGGGTGGGTGATTTTGAGCACTTGCTCCCCAaaccctgggcaacctgatctagcgggtggcagccctgcctgtggcagggggctggatCCGGATGACCTTTAGGGTCCCGTCTGACCCGAGCCATCCTGCGATCCTGTGAAACCCCACGGGTGCTGGTGGCACACTTTGGGCATGACACCGCACTTTGTGCCCCGGGGACGGGAGctctggggaggggggcagaggcAAGAGGGCTGCCAGGGGGCTCGGGGcggggggcactgggggtcTCGGGGgtgaaagaggaa
It encodes the following:
- the APCDD1L gene encoding protein APCDD1-like, which translates into the protein MLRCWWLAGLLLACAAAEPPLRWEPRCRQQLRHLQDGARIAARLPPRLEGHWVSTGCEVRPGPEFLTRSYLFYANRIFKAYQFYYWDPSCREPSYSLVIKGKLRLRQASWITRGATEADYHLHKVGIVFHSQKAMREVASWINQTSSEGCSGFLPPGRTWAPGALYELLSAKSERDCTAALGFAMHELSLVRVEKHYQPLLEPQQSGSQLVEELYLGDIHTDWLERLHYRPTGYQRPLQSAVHHVHPCPACGIIYRADEHHPPILPARAEPPMQLSGSWVSTHCEVRPAVLFLTRYFIFHGNNHTWEGYYYHYSDPLCKQPTFTIYASGRYTQGVPSSKVRGGTELAFKVTQARVTPMDQLTVMMLNSSEPGSCGLTNSWSAGVERDITPTNGCLALGIKLPHTEYELFKTEHDTRDRSLLYVGERPTDGSSPDRPDKRPTSYQAPLIQCAGAPEEFSNYVSLKYLGEEDANGSEALKPLPVAFLLFIALQFLRWD